DNA sequence from the Marinilongibacter aquaticus genome:
CATTTTCCGGTCCTTTCCGAACGTATCGGTTTCGCAGATATAACCTACCACGTCATAAATTTCCATTTCGGCGGTATCGGCATTGCTGGTATTCACAATTTCTTGATAAGCGTCGTACATCATCGGACGAATCAAATGGTTCAATCCACTGTCTACATGTACAAAATTGCGTGTAGGATTGTGTTTTACCACATTACAAGTCATCAATAAAGTGCCACATTCGCTGACCAAAAACTTGCCCGGCTCAAACCAAAGCTCGATATCGCGACCGTAACGGCCCTGAAAAGCTTTGAATTCTTTTACCACATCTTGTGCAATGAGATCGATATTGGTAATGTGGTCGTCTTCATGATAAGCCACTTTAAAGCCAGAACCCATATCAATGAATTCGAGGTTCGGGAAGTGTTTTTCGGCCAATTCGAGCGAAATCCGCATGGCTTTGACAATGACTTCGCCATCTTTGAAATCCGAGCCATTGTGTTGATGAATCCCCACAATTTGCAAGTCGTATTTCTTCACCATTTCCAAAATCTGATCGAGATATTCCACAGGAATCCCGAATTTGGAATCGGCGTGGCCCGTTGAAATTTTGTAGTTCCCACCCGCCAAAATCGATGGGTTGATCCGCAGGGCTATTTTATGGGCGTTGCCGTACTTTTCGCCAAACCATTCCAAAAGGTTCAGGCTGTCGATATTGAGGCGAATGCCTAAAGCCAAAGCTTCCTCAATTTCAGAAAAAGCCACACCACTGGGCGTATATTGTATTTGCCCGGGCTTAAAACCCACCTGAAGGGCAATCTGCACCTCTTCGATGGAGACCACGTCGACATCCATATTGTTTTTCAACATCAAACGCATGATCGACACGTTTGTCAGGGCTTTGCATGCATATTTCAGTTTGACGCTCACACCAGAGAAAGCCGCACGCATCTTGGCAATCTGCTCTTCTATCTTGTTACCGTCGTATACATATAAAGGTGAGCCATATTGCTCCACCAAACTTTCCACCGAACGGTGCTGCACGAAATACTTTCCTTCCCGTAAATTGATCAACTTTCTCTTATGTTAAATTTCCGCAAAGATATGGAATGCTTTTAAAGTGAGCCCCTATCTTTGGATTAGAAAACCTAAAATTCATGATGAAGAAGTACTGTATTTTCGCCCTACTCCTTTTTTCTTTTCAATTGTCTCGTGCACAGATCGTTGCTGGTCCGATGCTGGGTTATTCCGAAATGCGGGAGGTGCTGCTCTGGGTACAAACCGAGGAATCGGCAGTGGTAAAATACAATTACTGGCCCAAAGGCAACGACAGCATTCGTTATTCAACAGAAGCTGTGATTGCCCAAGCCGACAAGCACTTTATCGCGAAAAATATCGCCACAGGATTGCAACCCGGGCAAATTTATGAATACGAACTCGTGCTGAACGGCGTGCCACAGTCTTTTGATTATCCTTTGGAATTCGAAACCCAGACATTGTGGCAATGGCGTACAGATCCTCCCACTTTCAGCTTTGCCGTGGGAAGTTGCGTATATACAAACGAAACCCGATTCGACCGCCCCGGCGAGCCCTACGGAGCTTCCTACAAGATTTTCGACCAGATTTATGAAAATGACCCCGATTTTATGCTGTGGACGGGCGACAATATTTATTTACGGGAAGTGGATTGGAATACGAGAAACGGCATTTACTACCGTTACACCGATTTTAAAAGACAGCCCGAACTGCAAAGGCTTTTTGCCCGCACGCACAATTACGCCATTTGGGATGATCACGACTTTGGGCCAAACGATTCGGACAGAAGCTATTGGGGAAAAAGGTGGTCACTTGAAGCTTTCAAAGACAATTGGGGAAATCCGAATTACATCTTTGAAGACGAGGCCGTAACCGGCACCTTCTTTTGGCAGGACGCTCAGTTTTTCCTGATGGACGACCGTTGGTTCAGGGCACCCAACTATTTGAAAGACAGCACAAAAGACTATTTCGGAGAGAAGCAATTGGACTGGTTGATAGACGCATTGGCCCAAAGCCAAGCTCCGTTTAAATTTGTGATCGCGGGCGGGCAAGTCGTGAATGAAAACGGGCTTTTTGAAAACATGTCGACGTATGAGGCCGAAAGAGAAACGCTTTTCAAACGCATCACCGACAACAACATCAGCGGGGTGATTTTCATCTCGGGCGACCGCCACCACACCTGCCTGCGAAAATTGGAAAGACCAGGCACTTACCCTCTATACGATATCACGATTTCGGCCCTTACCAGCCATATGGCCAAACCCATGGATGTGGAAAGGCATACCAAAGACCTTATTCAAGGTACTATTGTTGAAGATTTGCAAAACTTCGGGATTCTCGAAGTATCCGGTCCTCGCACCGACCGTTCGCTGAAAATCAACATCATTGACAATGAGGGCAAAGCCCGCTGGGATTACACCATAAAAGCCCGAGAATTGAGAAAACCGAGAAACTAAAATCCGAATTGCCTTCAATTTCGTAAATTAGATAAAATTGAAAGCAAGAGAAGATGATAAACAAAATTTTGGCCGTTGGCTTTTTGCTCCTTGCGGTCTCCTGCCAATCGAATGCACAGAAAAAAGACCGTGGCAATTGCCAAATCAACGAAATTAAAAAGTCGGCTGCGGAGTGGAAAAAACAATTGACTCCCCTCCAATACAAAGTAACCCGTGAAGAAGGGACCGAAAGGGCATTTACGGGTATTTATTGGGACAATCACGACAAAGGCGTATACCGTTGCATTTGTTGCGATTTGCCTCTTTTCGCCTCCGACACCAAATTCGAATCGGGTACGGGATGGCCTTCGTTTTACAAGCCCCTCAACAATTGCAATGTTCTTGAAGTAAAAGACACCAGCTATGGCATGGTACGAATCGAGGTGGAATGTGCCCGATGTCATGCCCATTTGGGTCATGTGTTCGAAGACGGCCCCAAACCCACTGGACTGCGGTATTGCTTAAATTCTGCAAGTCTGAGTTTTGTCAAAAATTAAGCTCCAATTAATACCTCCAATAATGAAATAGAAAGTCCTTTGGGCTTTCTATTTTCCTTTATAAGCCTAAATTTGTTGCCGAACAAAACACACTCGTATGGATAAAAATATTGAATTCCTTTACAAATATTTGAACAATGCCGCACCGACGGGATTTGAATATCCGGGTCAACAAATTTGGTTAGACTATATTCGCCCGTACATCGACGAAACCATAATCGACGATTACGGTTCTGTGGTGGGTGTGATCAACCCCGGAAAAAAATACAAAGTGGCCATCGAAGCCCACGCCGATGAAATCTCTTGGTTCGTGAATTATATCACGGCAGAAGGTTATATCTACGTGATCCGCAACGGTGGGTCCGATCATCAAATTGCTCCTTCGATGCGAGTAAATTTGCACACCCGAAAGAAAGGAGTGGTAAAAGGCGTATTCGGTTGGCCAGCGATACACGTCAGAAACAGAGCCAAAGAAGAATCGCCAAGTTTGGACAACATTTTTGTGGATGTGGGAGCGAATTCGAAAGAAGAAGTGTTGGAAATGGGAATTGACATCGGTACGGTGATCACATTCGAAGACGGCCTTATCGAAATGAACAACCGCTATTACACAGGACGAGCTTTAGACAACCGAATAGGTGGATA
Encoded proteins:
- the lysA gene encoding diaminopimelate decarboxylase, whose amino-acid sequence is MINLREGKYFVQHRSVESLVEQYGSPLYVYDGNKIEEQIAKMRAAFSGVSVKLKYACKALTNVSIMRLMLKNNMDVDVVSIEEVQIALQVGFKPGQIQYTPSGVAFSEIEEALALGIRLNIDSLNLLEWFGEKYGNAHKIALRINPSILAGGNYKISTGHADSKFGIPVEYLDQILEMVKKYDLQIVGIHQHNGSDFKDGEVIVKAMRISLELAEKHFPNLEFIDMGSGFKVAYHEDDHITNIDLIAQDVVKEFKAFQGRYGRDIELWFEPGKFLVSECGTLLMTCNVVKHNPTRNFVHVDSGLNHLIRPMMYDAYQEIVNTSNADTAEMEIYDVVGYICETDTFGKDRKMPVVQPGDILAIKNAGAYCFTMSSNYNSRRKPAEILVYNEQVHLVRERETMEDIMRNQILVEL
- a CDS encoding alkaline phosphatase D family protein, producing the protein MMKKYCIFALLLFSFQLSRAQIVAGPMLGYSEMREVLLWVQTEESAVVKYNYWPKGNDSIRYSTEAVIAQADKHFIAKNIATGLQPGQIYEYELVLNGVPQSFDYPLEFETQTLWQWRTDPPTFSFAVGSCVYTNETRFDRPGEPYGASYKIFDQIYENDPDFMLWTGDNIYLREVDWNTRNGIYYRYTDFKRQPELQRLFARTHNYAIWDDHDFGPNDSDRSYWGKRWSLEAFKDNWGNPNYIFEDEAVTGTFFWQDAQFFLMDDRWFRAPNYLKDSTKDYFGEKQLDWLIDALAQSQAPFKFVIAGGQVVNENGLFENMSTYEAERETLFKRITDNNISGVIFISGDRHHTCLRKLERPGTYPLYDITISALTSHMAKPMDVERHTKDLIQGTIVEDLQNFGILEVSGPRTDRSLKINIIDNEGKARWDYTIKARELRKPRN
- the msrB gene encoding peptide-methionine (R)-S-oxide reductase MsrB, whose protein sequence is MINKILAVGFLLLAVSCQSNAQKKDRGNCQINEIKKSAAEWKKQLTPLQYKVTREEGTERAFTGIYWDNHDKGVYRCICCDLPLFASDTKFESGTGWPSFYKPLNNCNVLEVKDTSYGMVRIEVECARCHAHLGHVFEDGPKPTGLRYCLNSASLSFVKN
- a CDS encoding M42 family metallopeptidase — protein: MDKNIEFLYKYLNNAAPTGFEYPGQQIWLDYIRPYIDETIIDDYGSVVGVINPGKKYKVAIEAHADEISWFVNYITAEGYIYVIRNGGSDHQIAPSMRVNLHTRKKGVVKGVFGWPAIHVRNRAKEESPSLDNIFVDVGANSKEEVLEMGIDIGTVITFEDGLIEMNNRYYTGRALDNRIGGYIIAEVARKLKENNIELPFTLYVVNAVQEEIGLRGAEMISRRLKPDVAIVTDVTHDTQSPMYDKKKSGDISCGKGPVLTYGPAVQNNLLNFILDTAEEKGLPIQKSAASRSTGTDTDAFAYSAEGVPSALISLPLKYMHTTVETTHKEDVQACIDLYYAVLTSLKDGQDFKYIQ